Part of the Streptomyces sp. WMMC500 genome is shown below.
ACGCCCGCGAGCTGGCCGCCGAGCTGGTGTGCGCCGCGGACGTGTGGGTGCTGGTGACGACCGCCTCGCGGTACGCCGACGCGGTGCCCTGGCACCTGCTGCGTACGGCGAAGGAGTACGACGTCAGCCTGGTCACCGTGCTCGACCGCGTGCCGCACCAGGTCGCCGGCGAGATCTCCCTGCAGTACGCGACGCTGCTGCGCAGGGCCGGGCTCGGCGACGTGCCGCGCTTCACCGTCCCCGAACTCCCCGAGTCCGCCGGCGGCGGCAGCGGGCTGCTGCCCGCCACGGCGGTGCAGCAGTTGCGCGACTGGCTCGCCCACCGCGCCCGGGACCCGCGGGCCCGCGCGGACGCGGCCGTGCGGACCGCGAACGGCGTGCTCGCGTCGCTGCGTTCCCGGGTCACGTCGCTGGCCGGGGCGTGCGCCGCGCAGCACGCGGCGGCGACGCGGATGACGCACCGCGTGGAGCGGGCGTACGAGGAGGCCGCGGAGCAGGCGCACGCCGACCTCGTCGGGGGCACCGCGTTCGGCGGCGACGCCCTCGCGCACTACCGCAACCGTGCCCTCACCGGCACCTCCGCCGCCCTCCTCGACGCCCTGACCGGCAGCGTCGCCGCCGTCCTGTACTGCGCCGTGGCCGCCGCCGACGAACGGTTCGCCGCCGAGCTGCGCCGCGAGCCGGCCGCGGCGGCGGTGCCCTTCGGCGAGGCGGGCGCGGGGGCGCAGGAGCGGGTGGGCGTGCTCGTACGGCGCTGGCAGCGCTGCCTGGAGGAACTGGCCGACGAGGCGTTGCGGGCGGCGGAGCCGCCGGCGGACGCGGAGCCGGAGGAGGTCGCTGCGCTGCTGGCGGTGGCGCTGCTCGGCGGCGCGAACGGGCAGGGCGCGGCGGACGAACTGGCCGCGCTGCTGGGCGCGAAGGGCGGGTTGCGGCTGCGGAGCCGGGGCGGGCGGCTGCTCGGCACGTACTTCGACCGGGTGCTCGACGGAGAGCGGGATCGCCGGCTGGCGGCGGTCGAAGCCCTGGAGGCGCAGTCGGGTCAGCAGGCTCAGTTGATCGCGGCCATGTCAGTGCTGCAGCGGGAGAAGTGACGGGAGAGGTGGGCGAGGTGCGCGCGGAGGAGACGCCGGGACGCGGCGAGTCGGCGGAGGTTCCGCTTCCGATTGGGGAGGCGGCGGAGCGGGTGACGGCGGTCGGCAGGGCGGACGGGGTGGGCGAGGTGGCCGAGTTTCATGGGGTCGCGGGGGAGATCGGGGAGGGAGAACCGGCCGGACTCGGCGGAGACGGGGCCGAGGGGACGCTGCTCGGTGCGGCCTCGGCTTCGGTGCCCGCGCCCGCCGGGATGTGGGACGACGGGCTGATCGCGCGGCGCGCGGCGCGCTGGGGCGAGCGGCGGGGGCTGCGGCAGGCGGTAGGGGCGGAGGGCGGTGCGGGGGTCGGCGCGGGGGTCGGCGCATCCGTGCCGGGAGCGGAGGGCGACGGGGAGCCGGAGGACGGGGGTGCCGATCCCGCCGGCCGCGCGGTGGCGACCGCCTCGGGGGACGGGGTGGAGGCCGCGAACCGGGTGGATGCGGGGGACGGCGTGGACGCGGGGTGCGGGGTGGACGCGGAGGGCGGTTCGGGCGCTGGTGTGGGTGCTGGTGCTGGTGCCGCGGTCGGTGCCGGTGCCGGCGCCGGTGCGGAGTGCATGGCTCGGGCGGATGACGGCGGGCGAGAGGGCGGTGTCGCGGAGATGGGTGCGGACGGCGGGCCGGACGGAGCGGCGGCGCGGGTGCCGGAACCGCCGGGTGACGCGGCGGGGTCGGGTGGCCTCGGTGATGGCGCGGGCGCGGGCGCCGGCTCCGGTGCGGGGCCGGGTGACGACGCCTTCGGCGACGGCACGGCCCCCGCGGCGGGCCCGGTCGGCGGGGACTCCGTGGACGCCGGTGGGCGCGGTGGTGGCTACGGCGGTGACGCTCACGTGCCGGTTGCCGCGGAGCGGGGTCGCGGCGGGGCCGGTGCGGAGTACGGGGCGGACGCGGGGGTGCCGGGAGGATCCGTACCGCGTGCCGAAGGCCCTCTGCGCGGGCGGCTCGACGCGCTGCGCGAACTCGTCGGCCTCTCCCGTACGCGCCTCGACGGGCGCACGCTCGCCGAGGCCGGCCGCGTACTCGACGAGGCCGCCGACCGGCAGCGGCTCTCTCTCGACCACGCCGTCGTCGCCATCGCGGGCGCCACCGGCAGCGGCAAGTCCAGCCTCTTCAACGCTCTCGCCGGCGCGCCCCTCTCCGACGTCGGCGTGCGCAGGCCCACCACCTCCCTGCCCACCGCGTGCGCCTGGCGCGGCGCCCGCGACCACGTGCCGACCCTGCTCCTCGAACGCCTCGGGCTCCCGCCGCGCGCCGCCCGGCCGCTCCGCGACGACCTGGGACTGCGCGGGCTCGTCCTCGTCGACCTGCCCGACCACGACTCTGCGGTGGAGGAGCACCGCCGGCAGGTGGAGGAACTGCTGCGCCGGGTGGACGCGGTGATCTGGGTGGTCGACCCGGAGAAGTACGCGGACGCGGCGCTGCACGAGCGCTACCTCCAACCGCTGGCCGGCTACGCCGAGGTGATGTTCGTCGTCCTCAACCAGGTCGACCGGCTGCCCGCGAACGCCGTCGGGCAGGTGCTCGACGACCTGCGCCGGCTTCTCGACGAGGACGGCCTCGCGCTCGGCGAGCACGGCGAGCCCGGCGCGTGCGTGCTGGCGCTGTCCGCGCTCACCGGCGAGGGCGTGGGCGATCTGCGTGCGGAGCTGGTGTCGTTCGTCGCGGAGCGCCGCGCGGCCGAGCTCCGGCTGACCGCGGACGTGGACGAGGCGACGGCGCGGCTGCGCGAGGTGTACGTCGG
Proteins encoded:
- a CDS encoding GTPase domain-containing protein, whose product is MATSDVRPDLLNALSALRECVAAARFPLPLPGADGARRSRAELLAQLDDYLVPRLDRPDAPLLAVVGGSTGAGKSTLVNSLVGRCVSESGVLRPTTRMPVLVCHPDDQSWFAGQRVLPRLTRVWMPRQDGAHGRVEAYESYGAYEAQEIAEPYGDGGLSGAAYGASRGASGAYGVRDPYGTRDGLAPDGLMPDGPVRGGPARRGPVRGPATFGEGGGGPDGTLLRIEVDENMPSGLALLDAPDIDSLAGHARELAAELVCAADVWVLVTTASRYADAVPWHLLRTAKEYDVSLVTVLDRVPHQVAGEISLQYATLLRRAGLGDVPRFTVPELPESAGGGSGLLPATAVQQLRDWLAHRARDPRARADAAVRTANGVLASLRSRVTSLAGACAAQHAAATRMTHRVERAYEEAAEQAHADLVGGTAFGGDALAHYRNRALTGTSAALLDALTGSVAAVLYCAVAAADERFAAELRREPAAAAVPFGEAGAGAQERVGVLVRRWQRCLEELADEALRAAEPPADAEPEEVAALLAVALLGGANGQGAADELAALLGAKGGLRLRSRGGRLLGTYFDRVLDGERDRRLAAVEALEAQSGQQAQLIAAMSVLQREK
- a CDS encoding YfjP family GTPase, giving the protein MGADGGPDGAAARVPEPPGDAAGSGGLGDGAGAGAGSGAGPGDDAFGDGTAPAAGPVGGDSVDAGGRGGGYGGDAHVPVAAERGRGGAGAEYGADAGVPGGSVPRAEGPLRGRLDALRELVGLSRTRLDGRTLAEAGRVLDEAADRQRLSLDHAVVAIAGATGSGKSSLFNALAGAPLSDVGVRRPTTSLPTACAWRGARDHVPTLLLERLGLPPRAARPLRDDLGLRGLVLVDLPDHDSAVEEHRRQVEELLRRVDAVIWVVDPEKYADAALHERYLQPLAGYAEVMFVVLNQVDRLPANAVGQVLDDLRRLLDEDGLALGEHGEPGACVLALSALTGEGVGDLRAELVSFVAERRAAELRLTADVDEATARLREVYVGAGGGAGLDERIRAEFEDRLAEAVGAAATGQAAEQLWLREAEQACGARLVELWRRWRAGAAGGFADVAADRPPADVSALMPDPRDGDQGLVPARAVVEQAVRTVADEAGAGLPAPWAKAVREAGVRGAEGLADGLTRQSADPGAGTRAPEESGADEPAVAGPGVPGPGAGDGVRPGGVPRPRWWSVVGAVQRGLLGVQALAVLWLVAAVFGGTGVPWPLPLTLAAVSAAAGPGLALACRFAARGPARRYGEEAERRLRESAAARGRARVLEPMAAELLRYREVREQYAAAVGGGTRP